In the Novosphingobium sp. 9 genome, one interval contains:
- a CDS encoding YqaA family protein: MLRRLYDWTMAKAAHRHAGWWLALFAFMEASFFPVPPHPLLGLMCLAEPKKAIRYAAIATLASVTGGLLGYAIGHFAYAAFGHALLHLLHLEQSFPTAACYLRTYGAEIIIVKGATPIPFKLITITAGFIGMNLWVFLGASIVSRSISFMIVGVLFRLFGAPIKAVIDKHLGKVTVAFVAAVLVGFLAVSLLGGGSKQADAKCAHATLDMPAA, from the coding sequence ATGCTTCGTCGCCTTTACGACTGGACCATGGCCAAGGCGGCGCACCGCCACGCGGGGTGGTGGCTGGCGCTGTTCGCGTTCATGGAGGCGAGCTTCTTCCCGGTGCCGCCGCATCCGCTGCTGGGCCTGATGTGTCTGGCCGAGCCGAAGAAGGCGATCCGCTATGCCGCGATCGCCACGCTGGCCTCGGTCACGGGCGGGCTGCTGGGCTATGCCATCGGCCACTTCGCCTATGCCGCGTTCGGCCATGCGCTGCTGCACCTGCTCCATCTGGAGCAGAGCTTCCCGACCGCCGCCTGCTATCTGCGGACCTACGGCGCCGAGATCATCATCGTGAAGGGCGCGACGCCGATCCCCTTTAAGCTGATCACCATCACCGCCGGGTTCATCGGCATGAACCTGTGGGTGTTCCTGGGCGCCAGCATTGTTTCGCGCTCGATCAGCTTCATGATCGTGGGCGTGCTGTTCCGTCTGTTCGGCGCGCCGATCAAGGCGGTGATCGACAAGCATCTGGGCAAGGTGACGGTGGCGTTCGTCGCCGCAGTGCTGGTCGGTTTCCTGGCGGTCTCGCTGCTCGGCGGCGGCTCGAAGCAGGCCGATGCCAAGTGCGCGCATGCCACGCTGGACATGCCCGCCGCCTGA
- a CDS encoding aspartate/glutamate racemase family protein gives MRTIGLIGGMSWESSAEYYRILNEGIRDRRGPTASAKCLMWSFDFSEIEALQHAGDWAALTERMIDAARRLESGGADVLLICTNTMHRMAPAVEAAVGIPLLHIADPTAERIKAAVLRKVGLLGTAFTMEQGFYKGRLTERHGLDVLIPEATDRETVHRVIYEELVAGKVRPESREAYRAVIARLVAAGAEAVILGCTEIMLLVEPQDSAVPMFDTTALHAAAAVDFALG, from the coding sequence TTGCGGACAATCGGCCTGATCGGCGGCATGAGCTGGGAAAGCTCGGCCGAATACTACCGCATCCTCAACGAAGGGATTCGCGACCGGCGCGGGCCGACGGCTTCTGCCAAGTGCCTGATGTGGTCGTTCGATTTCTCCGAGATCGAGGCCTTGCAGCACGCGGGCGACTGGGCCGCGCTGACCGAACGCATGATCGATGCGGCGCGGCGGCTGGAGAGCGGCGGCGCGGACGTGCTGCTGATCTGCACCAACACGATGCACCGCATGGCACCTGCGGTGGAAGCCGCCGTCGGCATCCCCCTGCTCCACATCGCCGATCCCACGGCAGAGCGGATCAAGGCGGCGGTCCTCAGGAAGGTCGGCCTGCTCGGCACTGCCTTCACGATGGAGCAGGGCTTCTACAAGGGCCGCCTGACCGAGCGCCACGGGCTCGACGTGCTGATCCCCGAGGCAACGGACCGCGAGACGGTCCACCGGGTGATCTACGAGGAACTGGTGGCGGGCAAGGTCCGCCCCGAATCGCGCGAGGCCTATCGCGCGGTGATCGCCCGGCTGGTCGCGGCAGGGGCCGAGGCGGTGATCCTGGGCTGCACCGAGATCATGCTGCTGGTCGAGCCGCAGGACAGCGCCGTGCCGATGTTCGACACGACCGCGCTGCACGCAGCAGCGGCGGTCGATTTCGCATTGGGGTAA
- a CDS encoding NADPH-dependent FMN reductase has protein sequence MAYRIAIIVGSLRAGSFNRQLGEALTKLPAAAGHHFVFPDIGTLPLYDQDADGAPAAEVTAFKQAVASADAVIFVTPEYNRSIPGVLKNALDQGSRPYGKSVWGGKVAGVIGTSPGKVATALAQQHLRNVLAYLDMPTLNQPEAFVQWSDTLLDDSGAVGEGSAGFLDGWMKAFLALVDAHVS, from the coding sequence ATGGCCTATCGTATCGCCATCATCGTCGGCAGCCTGCGCGCCGGATCGTTCAACCGCCAGCTGGGCGAGGCGCTGACGAAGTTGCCCGCGGCGGCGGGGCATCATTTCGTGTTCCCCGATATCGGCACGCTGCCGCTCTACGATCAGGATGCCGATGGCGCCCCGGCAGCGGAAGTGACCGCGTTCAAGCAGGCGGTGGCGAGCGCCGATGCGGTGATCTTCGTGACGCCGGAATACAATCGCTCGATCCCCGGCGTGCTTAAGAACGCGCTTGATCAGGGGTCGCGTCCTTATGGAAAGAGCGTGTGGGGCGGCAAGGTCGCAGGCGTGATCGGCACTTCGCCGGGGAAGGTGGCGACGGCGCTGGCGCAGCAGCACTTGCGCAATGTGCTGGCCTATCTCGACATGCCCACGCTGAACCAGCCCGAGGCCTTCGTGCAGTGGAGCGACACCCTGCTCGACGACAGCGGCGCGGTGGGCGAGGGCTCGGCAGGCTTCCTCGACGGCTGGATGAAGGCCTTTCTCGCGCTGGTGGACGCGCATGTGAGCTGA